In the Choloepus didactylus isolate mChoDid1 chromosome 5, mChoDid1.pri, whole genome shotgun sequence genome, one interval contains:
- the LOC119533821 gene encoding double homeobox protein 4-like has product MGGGGGDERAAAQAAPLSRTRAPPSRLPHPPRRRKSVPGPGPRAGGRLRPHLHAGLRPPRLGHPAAAMASRAHRATSFPAYFPGRGAGLPRRQRRRQPRGCLLQEVPVQGGGNAASSPPPEGEALARPACPAAPPRPSAQRRAATRKGMLGPRRRRRAAPSRRRPRPAQSPPLPFAAPLVPWKQIGRPARQRRARQWDPQRLGVRVPRAGPHLSRHCGSETGSRSFPAPARSLFWMG; this is encoded by the coding sequence ATGGGCGGTGGCGGCGGCGACGAGCGGGCGGCGGCCCAGGCAGCTCCCCTCAGCCGCACACGCGCGCCCCCGTCCCGGCTGCCTCATCCACCACGCCGCCGCAAGAGCGTCCCGGGCCCCGGTCCTCGGGCGGGAGGAAGGCTCAGACCCCACCTGCACGCAGGACTGCGGCCGCCGCGCCTAGGTCATCCCGCCGCGGCCATGGCGAGCCGGGCGCACCGCGCCACCTCCTTCCCCGCGTACTTTCCCGGTCGGGGGGCTGGGTTACcccggcggcagcggcggcggcaaCCCCGAGGCTGCCTTTTGCAAGAGGTTCCGGTTCAAGGGGGTGGGAACGCCGCGTCCTCACCGCCGCCCGAGGGGGAGGCGTTGGCGCGGCCCGCGTGCCCCGCCGCGCCCCCGCGGCCCTCGGCGCAGCGCCGTGCAGCCACCCGCAAGGGGATGCTCGGGCCCCGCCGCCGCCGGCGCGCAGCCCCCTcccgccgccgcccccgccccgcccagtCACCGCCTCTTCCTTTCGCCGCGCCGCTAGTGCCCTGGAAGCAGATCGGGCGGCCCGCGAGGCAGCGCCGGGCCCGGCAGTGGGACCCCCAGCGGCTGGGGGTTAGGGTCCCGCGGGCTGGGCCCCACCTGTCAAGGCACTGTGGTTCAGAGACGGGGTCCCGTTCTTTTCCTGCGCCTGCTCGCTCCCTCTTCTGGATGGGGTGA